In Euphorbia lathyris chromosome 10, ddEupLath1.1, whole genome shotgun sequence, the DNA window CTAATAAATTCTAAGTACGGCTAATTTCATATGGaggaaaacaaataaaaaaaaataggaaaTATCAAAAGTAAAaacgccgttgccggggatcgAACCCGGGTCACCCGCGTGACAAGCGGGAATACTTACCACTATACTACAACGACTTAATGTTTGAAGTATGAAACGTACCCTTTTTAAagtatacaaattatatatccTCTTACTTTTTTCAAAAGTTGTACACAATGAACTTAcattaaacaaaagaaaattacaCTAAAGACAAAGGAAACCCCCTAACAGTAAtctctcaaccaacaggctaagagcttcaccactatATATCCTCCTACTTTTTTCTTCAAATATTtgcaaaatatattaaagtaacaaaaaagaatattaaaattataaaattataaaattatggcCTCaaaatagaataagaattaaaataattaatctcAAAAGATTTCAACATGGTATAGGTAAAATGTAAGTACCATCTTGTCTTTCGAGCCCCATTCGATCGAGAATTGGCATCGTGTCTTCCATTTTGGCACCTCAATCTAGTTATCAAAACATAATTTTCTAGtatcttttaaaaatttctctcatttatctttttttaatgATTGTAATTGTAGTTTCGTAGATTCTCATTTTTACCTTATAGTATTTGCAACTCTATTGTTGGATTGTTAAACagccaaatatatatatatatatatatatatatatatatatatatatattagtcgtTGCCATTGCTTTGCAATTTTAAGGTTTCTTTtattcaaataaatataaaatttcattgctataaaaaaaaatcaatatttttagaaATTCAAGTAATAAGTGAGCTTGAACaaagaaattgaataaaaatatattctacTTACAAAcatcatataaaaaaaatgtattctTGTAGCATGATTATAAAATAATGAgataaaagtgtaaaaatacgaCTAATATTGACAGTTAGGAATAATTTTATACCCTCTAatatttaaaatggtgcaattttttCTTTAACCTTAGCGGCGGAtcaattttaaacattattaaaaaaacacagatattttttttCTGCATTCTGCATCAATTACATATCTATTGgttaaaaaaatcataacaaaattaaatattgatatatttttaaatttgacacTTCATAttaaatattgataaaaaaaaatagtgcaCTATATGCAGTGGAGCTAACAAAATTCATGACTTACAAAACCGttcaataaattatttctcaatttgaCTCAATTTGTCAATATTAGAGTAAAGTTACTCCTAACTATCAGCATTAAACGTACCTTATCCCTAGAATAATATTACAATATCAATTAAAGTTGACTTAAATAGCAATTGCTTAAACTAAAATCTCAAATTTGAATTCTAATATACACACTATACTTTGATTGGAAAaggaaaaattttaaaaatgtcTAAAAATGATGGATGAAAATAAATCAAGATCAtttaaaagattaaatgtaCAACATACATCCATTCTGCACAGCCTATAAAATCATTACCTAATTCAAAATTAAATGGCTAACTCAATACTGTTCATTTGGTTCTCTATTAacattaaaaaaacataacctGAGATAGAGAGCAATATGGCACAATTATTTTTTTCTGCCACTACCCAATTAAAAGAAAGATTATCTACTAAATTAATTAGATACTAATGAAAATTCTATCTCAATTACAAACAAGCAAGATATATTAATTAGTATTAATGCAAATAATTCTAATACGAAAACGGTGTTGCATTAGAAATAAGCCAGGGTAATCTTCGAGTCGTTGTCGTGGCCTTTCGGTTTCAACGCAGCAGAACCAAGATCATCATAGAGACAATGTtcacaaataaaaagaaaaatctaaaaaaatccATAACAATCtagaaaaaacaataaatatttgCTAACAATTTATTttcacaaataaaaatcacatgtTTGGACTCCTACATAATAATATCTAATAAATTATAAGTAACTTTAATATTGAATAGCCCagaataattttatctttaatattgATAAGTTAGACCAATTTTATATGGAGAAAACAAAACATAGTATAAtgcacaaaacaaaaaaaaaagaaaaataaaaaaaaacgccgttgccggggatcgAACCCGGGTCACCCGCGTGACAGGCGGGAATACTTACCACTATACTACAACGACTTGATGTGTCACAtgtgaaaagcagcctttttaAAGTGTACaaattcctctttttttttcctcCAAATACCTAGAAATATATTGTAACCAAAAACAATATTAAGATTATAAAATTATGGCTTCCAACAATAATGTAAAATAGAAcaagaattaaaataattaaccTCAACAAATTTCAACATCGTATATATAAAAAGTCAGTATCATCTTGTCTTTTAGTCCTCACGCAATTGAAAATTGACAACGTGTCTTTCATATTGAGCACCTCAATCAAGTTATCAACACATAACATTTTATATCTTCTCAGAATTTCTCTCATTTATTTGCTTTAAGAATCAGCCCAAACCGCCTTCTAAAATTTTCAATACCATATTTACAATACCATATTTAACCAAAGAGCGCATATATAACATTCATTTTGCTCATTGTTTTgcaattttaaattattattcaaataaatataaaattttgttgcaataaaaaaaattcaatacttTTAGAAATTCAAGTAATAAATGATCTTGAATTTGCATAGTTCTAATTGTCATCAtaaaatctaataaaaacaaattatacTTGCAAGCatcatataaaaaataaaattattcttataacatgattataaaataataaacaggCTAGGCTTAATACGTTTATCGTTTTTGTATTTGGCGTAAAACTTCAATTGTCTATTCTTGTCCAATTTCATTACAATAACTCCAAAATCATAtctaattgcattcaataactcaATGTTCTTGTCCAGTTGAATTCAATaaccttttatttttgttaaattgcattcaataactccAAAATTTCAACTGACCCGTGAATTTTCAAAAACTCCTAATTATTTGTCTatttgacattttaattttctgCATCCaacaaattatattaaaaatatagagttattgaatgcaatttgaCAAAAATAGAGTAGTTTGAGACTTTTAAAAGTCAAGGTACAATTGAAATTGTAAACCAAGTGCAAAGGGACAAcacatgtattaagcctaatagATACTTTTAAATGGTAAGAATCTCAAATTGCTTAAACTAAATATCTcccaatttgaatttgaatCCTAATACACAGcccttaattaaaaaaaaggaaaaatctaAGCAATCTTGAAAATCATGGATTAAGATAAATCAAGATCATTTAGATCATTAAATATTGATGCAGCGGAAATAAACAGACTTTCGTCTTAAACGAATGTTCGCACACGAACAAGGCCTAAAACCGTCAACTATCGTTGAATCGCGCACGACTaacgaaaattggaaaaaagagAATAAACTCTGAAATTTTTATTAATCGAAAAAAACTCCTTACATAAGGTGGGGgtcgagcctttatataggctgacaaataaaaactaatccgaaacctaaaaggaaaagCAACAAAACAGGAAAATAACCGAAAGTGCGATAAAACACAAAACTGCCGTTTTgagaccctaaacgacctcggaTGGCTAAAAAACACGTCCACCATAGGTCTATAGACCAGTGGGTTTGATTCAGTGGGCCGAATCCAATTAAATTAGGGTCCGAAATCACTAAATTCCAACGACCCCGTTTTAACTTCAAAATTTCAGTTTCGCCACCGGGTCCGCTTTCTccaaatagttcaaggcccgctCCACTTCATCAATATACAACATACATCCATTCTGCACAGCCTTTATAATCATTACCTAATTCAAAATTAAATGGCTAAATCAAGACTGTTCATTTGGTTCTCTATTAACATTAAAAAACATAACCTGAGATAGAGAGCAATATGGCACAACCGTTTTTTTCTGCCACTACCCAATTAAAAGAAAGATTATCTACTAACTAATTAGCTACTAATGAAAATTCTATCTCAATTACAAACAAACAAGATATATTAATTAGTATTAATGCAAATAATTCTAATACGGAGACGGTGTTGCATTAGAAATAAGCCAGGCTAATCTTCGAGTCATAATCGTGGCCTTTCGGAACCAAATGTGCAGATGAAGACAGAGGACAGAGTTAGTAGCAGGTTCATACCTTCATGCAGATTTTGCTTACCCAAAATTGTCATCTTCCGAAAAGGCTAGACAGCGAAGGCCGACTACTCTTCTCCTTGACCACTACTCCTTGTGATTTCACTTCGCGCTTAATTTTATCATCATCCTTACTTAAGTTACTAAGCTTGGACTCCGTCGGTAGTATATTTTCGTTGTGAATGGTCCCATGCTTTTTTTGCAGCGAAGGCCGACTGCTCTTCTCCTTGACCACTCCTTGTGATTTCACTTCGCGCTTAATTTTATCATCATCCTTACTTAAGTTACTAAGCTTGGACTCCGTCGGTAGTATATTTTCGTTATGAATGGTCCCATGCTTTTTCTGCAAAGTGTGCTTTTGTTTCTTTAACGTCTGCCTCAGTGTTTCAGTTGATTCTCCTTCAGTTAAGTTCTTTGTCTCTACTACTTTTGTTGGCTTCTTTACCGTCTTCCGGGACTCGTCTTTTGACAATACAAACTCTCTCGTCGGAGCTATCCCCTCGGATAAAGGTTGCACCTTCTGAACTTTTTGTTTCTTAGGAATGTTTTCCTTCTGTTCAGAATCGAATGGATATAGGCTACGTTTTTTATCCTTCGAAACCCAAGGTCCATGATTTACCGGATCAGAATGTTTTGGAGCATATTTCTTCTCAATGACCTCTTCCTCCTCCATAGTAAATTGCATTTCTTTAACAAGTCCACCACGCAAAGTTTCCATGATAATTTTGCCAAGAACAAATCTAGACTCAATTCGGATCCCTTTCCCGAGTAGCTTATAATTAATCATGGAACTCTGTCTACCGTGTTTGTAAGTCTCAATATCATCCACCAGGACGTCAAAAAGTCGAACAACATCGTCTCCTGCTTTGTTTGGCACAAATACCTGAGCACCGTGCAGAAGATTTtactcaaaaaataaataaaaataaactgaACATAATGGGAAAACAAGGCAGATTAGGGTTTAATGATAAACTAAGATTCCAGCTGATGATATAGCAAGTTTTATTTATGAAAAGATAAAGCCAAACTTCAGAAAATAAACCGAAATCATGATATACGGAAAATACAGATATGGTTTAAGAAAAGAGTTAATGATTCATTCAACTATATCACAAAAAGGTTTAGCGCCTCCATTGCCCATTTAGACGAGGGATTGTGCAAGGGAACAACTAGCAGTAGCACACGAAAAGTTCTGGGCATTCCATTTCCagtaaatattataaatttatttaattgatgtTTTACTCGGCTCTAAAGAACAGAAAAGGGATATCGTATCAGGTATACTTGCTAGTCACATGTTTCGTGGTCAATCATTTAAAAGTATTAACCAAACAAATTTTCCATATGCAGAATTCAAATGGTATATCTCCAACATGCTATGAAAACAAAAACCAGATGAAGCATGCCGATTTAAAGATACCAAGGATCAACATAAACGACCTCGGAACTAATTTTATAGGTACTTACCAaaggagaagatgatgaatcTTGGTATTTTTTCATGGACTCAACAAGATACTTGGCGTTAACCAAGCCACAAACAGACTTTTGAACCAAAGCTGCTAAATGACTAACTTCTGATGAAAGTTCATCATCTGATTTGAAGTCGGAGAACCCTGAGATCTCAGGTACAAAGTTAACTTGCAGTTTTGCATTTTCTCTTGCAAATTTAACACCTTCTTTCCACCTTCCATGACATAGTACAGAAGCAAAAACCCAGACAACAAAAGCATCTTGTGGGTTATTTACTAATGCCTGGTGAAATGCCAAAAGTCCAAGCCTGTCCCATAGATATATAGAAAAATTATTGATTGGGGTGGGGGGAGAGAGAAAGGAACTAAAAAGTATACATAACATAAAAATTGAACTAGAAATTCTTGCATTTTACATTCATATACTTTGATCTTGGCAGTAAATCTTTCAATACGCCTTTCTGGGAGAATTTCTTACTATTCAAATAATCCAGGCAGGCATTTAAATGTGAAAGATTTATACATTTGATGTTTTcaggaaaaataataaaaataaatgcgTGATGATGTATTAGCCAAACTCTGATAATAAATGTCATGAAAAAAATTAGCTGTCTAAGAAGCACATTCATTGATATCATTGAAACATGGAAGTGAATAAAGGCAACAGGTGTCTCACCAGAGATTACAATGGCAAGGTCGATCACAAGTAAccaatttatccaaattgaAGAACAATTTCTGCcatgaagagagagagagagatatcAATCAAAAAGTAAGAATATCAAAGAAATAACCAATTATGGAATTGGTTAAAACTGAACTTGGATTATACTTCGAGCTACAATAAACTATTAAGGCAATGCAAGCATGTTATATACtacttttatcaaaattatttttgaggaaAGGGGCTGTATTTCATTCAAGTACTTGCTACTTCATGTTCCAGACATAGCTTTCACAAACTAAGTGGTATACACGTGAATCGCCCTCTTAAACAAGGCTCTTACATTAGCATAGAACAATATCAATGTCTGAGAAGTGAAACATCCAGTCCAGTCCTCCAACATTATACTCAATTAAACATTCAAGTGGCTTGTGTTCCATCTAGCTCTCATGAATTACAATCCCAATATGACATTTTCTGACATTTAGTTTGCATGGGACGATTTGAAATGAAGGATATaccacttttatttattttactaatTCGGTCATTATTATTAAATGTAATTTGTTGAAGGTTTATTCGAATCACACCTTCTCTTAGGTATTTCAAGTACAAGCTCAAACAAAGATTTTATCTGCATTCAATATCTACCTAGATTCGTTAATAGTTCTAATTAATCAAAGAAACCCCCAATATTATATTCAAATATCAAAATTTCATATCCCCCATCCAAATGAACCAAAGTTCGTTCAAATTCAAAATCCTAGTTGAGTTCTCTTTATAAAGGAAGTCCTGATTGAAGTCATTTCAAGCAGACAACATCAAGTTTAGCTAAAAAAATGATGTTTCATTAATATTATCACCTTTGTCTGTATCTGACTTAGAATCATTCAAAAAGTTGCATTAAAACTAACGTGCTTCTACACAGCACAATTCCATTTTCTCCAACTAAATTATCATTTCATATTCTAAGTACTACAATTATTTCATGTTGTATTGCATAAAGCAATCATGAATTCCGAAATTACCAAATCCCAGAACTATTCTACTGCAACCAAGAGAACTTTGTCATTGATAAAATAATACAGATTAGCAGTTGTAGATCTAAAACTTACCATCAACATCACAGAACCCAAAGAAGATGTTTTACGAAACTGATGATCAAGGTATGCTGCCTGTAATTAAGACTTCAAAGTGAGATGTAAATTAAACTAATGGGTAACCATAGAATAAATTGTAATGCAGAAACTTGGGCATAAATATACAAACCTGGAATGGAAGAAACAGTTCAAGTAGGTTGAATCTCCTTAGCAAATAGATAGTAGACTCAGCAGCTCCATAAGATAGCATGTAGTTCAACTCCATCATTATCCTGCCCTGGTTAAAAAAGAATGCGAGTGATATGCTATTTTACTGGAAACCAAAGGAATCCACCAACAAGAATTCCTAAGAAACAGATAAAGTGGGTGGCAAACATTAGACTAGATGAAGAAACACACATAGAACTAAAATTTCGGGAAAAAAATTCAGAAAGTATATTATTCGAAGTCAACCTGTAAAGTACCTTGTCCAAATCCTTAACTGAAGACGCAAATTCGCATATTGCCACTTCAGTGTCCTTAGAAATTGACAGGCCCAATCGGCCAGCAATCCTCAATCCCCGCAAAATTCTTGCTGCCCGATAAAGTTTTCAAAATAGGTTCAGTAAGATTGAACTAACAACATATTAAAACAATAAGTCCAAGGTCTTATGGTGGAAAAAAGgttatatagaaaagaaaaaagaagtgaAATTTCGTATGTAATTTTTCAGATAcaccatttattttgattttatcaaattgGTATATAAACTCTTTATTGGTGTCAATCCTATCATGCGTACTTGTTAAAGGTGTGCCTAAGACTCCAGGCACACAAGACACTAGGCCGAGCGCCTTAGCACCCTCAAAGGCATCCTTTTGTCATGGTTATAAGAGGCGCGAGCTATATGTCACATGGGTTTTTTTAGGGTTTTAACTCCACAGAGGATTAGACACATCTATTGTCCAAAACCAacagtaaaaaaaagaaagacttTGAAGAGACGCATTGTTTGTAGATGAGTAttatgaggatgaagaggatTAGATCCTTGAAAAAGAATTTGATGATGTTGGAGATGAGGAGAGTGGATGGTGATGAGTGATGAATTTGGAGACTTCTGATGACAAACAACTATTAGTCAACTTAGGATTTACTCTTTAGTTGAACACTTGAGACTTAGAATATTATGCTTATTGCATGTTTAAATTTATGATTAAGAATATTGTCATGACTTAGTATTTATTGCATTTTGATTTTAGAATTTATCAtttctttatattttaaatattaccATGTAcgattttatacatttttttcttttagtgCGCCTTGCATCTTTCAAGCGTACAGCTGTACCTTGCGCCAAGGCCCAAGGACCCCTTGCGTCTTAGCGCaccatgcgcctttaataactatgctaTCATGGCACCAAGAATTAGAGGAAACACTACATTATGATTGGCCAACCTTATTATGTGAGAGAGAATTAGTAAAGGAAAGTTTCCAAATTTTTCCTTTTAGACCAAATGTTTCATGAATTGAGCTTGTTCTTTATAATTTAATACCTAGTAGACTAGTAAATAGAGAGATTTTCATCACAGGAACTACATCTAAGCCCTCTTAGATGGAAAGATGCTTTACATGAGTGACATTAGCATAGGATTTATAAACAAGCTACAAATTATATCAGATGTTAATGTCTCTTCCTATTGTTGCTCCCAAACATCATTTCATAAACTCTTATTGAGGTTTATATTGGTGATGGTGATGGTGATGTTGATGCTAATGCTTGACGATTATAATATAAGGTGTCTGTTAGGAAGATAcgaatgatatttgaagttttattgtggattatggTGATGGAATTAACTAGGTTGAAATTGAGAATTACTAAGAGTTGTGTATAAATAATAGTTACagtgatgtggatatggataaatgatggagttaatggaaggaaacattagaatttgtggtcttatgatgattatgaggaatctggataattt includes these proteins:
- the LOC136208949 gene encoding uncharacterized protein isoform X1, with protein sequence MALFLKSKSSLLSRLKTLPSLQVQRLNHTITEPKNRSPRKKEGYDADFVIEMSKWKKINASHVGISRSQIPLFAWTVLNQLHNRGFQAYLVGGCVRDFLLNKEPKDFDVVTTAELKQVKKAFSNCLIVGRRFPICRVQIKDSVVEVSSFKTRAEHSKDNENQQLPKMPVGCDENDFICWRDSIHRDFTINSLFYDPFLNKICDYANCMQDIKTLKLRTLKPAHLSFQEDRARILRGLRIAGRLGLSISKDTEVAICEFASSVKDLDKGRIMMELNYMLSYGAAESTIYLLRRFNLLELFLPFQAAYLDHQFRKTSSLGSVMLMKLFFNLDKLVTCDRPCHCNLWLGLLAFHQALVNNPQDAFVVWVFASVLCHGRWKEGVKFARENAKLQVNFVPEISGFSDFKSDDELSSEVSHLAALVQKSVCGLVNAKYLVESMKKYQDSSSSPLVFVPNKAGDDVVRLFDVLVDDIETYKHGRQSSMINYKLLGKGIRIESRFVLGKIIMETLRGGLVKEMQFTMEEEEVIEKKYAPKHSDPVNHGPWVSKDKKRSLYPFDSEQKENIPKKQKVQKVQPLSEGIAPTREFVLSKDESRKTVKKPTKVVETKNLTEGESTETLRQTLKKQKHTLQKKHGTIHNENILPTESKLSNLSKDDDKIKREVKSQGVVKEKSSRPSLQKKHGTIHNENILPTESKLSNLSKDDDKIKREVKSQGVVVKEKSSRPSLSSLFGR
- the LOC136208949 gene encoding uncharacterized protein isoform X2 — its product is MALFLKSKSSLLSRLKTLPSLQVQRLNHTITEPKNRSPRKKEGYDDFVIEMSKWKKINASHVGISRSQIPLFAWTVLNQLHNRGFQAYLVGGCVRDFLLNKEPKDFDVVTTAELKQVKKAFSNCLIVGRRFPICRVQIKDSVVEVSSFKTRAEHSKDNENQQLPKMPVGCDENDFICWRDSIHRDFTINSLFYDPFLNKICDYANCMQDIKTLKLRTLKPAHLSFQEDRARILRGLRIAGRLGLSISKDTEVAICEFASSVKDLDKGRIMMELNYMLSYGAAESTIYLLRRFNLLELFLPFQAAYLDHQFRKTSSLGSVMLMKLFFNLDKLVTCDRPCHCNLWLGLLAFHQALVNNPQDAFVVWVFASVLCHGRWKEGVKFARENAKLQVNFVPEISGFSDFKSDDELSSEVSHLAALVQKSVCGLVNAKYLVESMKKYQDSSSSPLVFVPNKAGDDVVRLFDVLVDDIETYKHGRQSSMINYKLLGKGIRIESRFVLGKIIMETLRGGLVKEMQFTMEEEEVIEKKYAPKHSDPVNHGPWVSKDKKRSLYPFDSEQKENIPKKQKVQKVQPLSEGIAPTREFVLSKDESRKTVKKPTKVVETKNLTEGESTETLRQTLKKQKHTLQKKHGTIHNENILPTESKLSNLSKDDDKIKREVKSQGVVKEKSSRPSLQKKHGTIHNENILPTESKLSNLSKDDDKIKREVKSQGVVVKEKSSRPSLSSLFGR